In Mustela nigripes isolate SB6536 chromosome 10, MUSNIG.SB6536, whole genome shotgun sequence, one DNA window encodes the following:
- the EIF2D gene encoding eukaryotic translation initiation factor 2D isoform X4 — translation MGHRKLRLQEKRDLLLAGETDGGRKLRADVATAFPTLGTDQVSALVPGKEELNVVKLYAHRGDAVTVYVCAGNPILFELEKNLYPTVYTLWSHPDLLPTFTTWPLVLEKLVGGADLMLPGLVVPPAGLPQVQKGDLCAIALVGNRAPVAVGVAAMSTTEMLTSGLKGRGFSVLHTYQDHLWRSGDKSSPPSLAPPAQDTPDVNEEKGSVQAEPALQGEMKRLTLEGEDKENGEVQQQLCGEKSLSEAAEDPGVRGLNPEPTDSKTLQEQMDELLQRCFLHALKCHVKKADLPLLTSTFLGSHMFSCCPEGRQLDIKKSSYKKLSKFLRHMQQEQMIQVEELSRGVESIVAVDWRHPRKGSVLEGGEVRTIIINYAKKNDLVDADNKNLVKLDPILCDCILEKNEQHTVVKLPWDSLLTRCLERLQPAYQVTFPGQEPIVKKGKICPVDITLAQRAYNKKVTVVRNLEAYGLDPCSVAAVLQQRCQASTTVTPAPGAKDSLQVQIQGNQIHHLSRLLLEDYHLPRKYIQGLEKAPKPSKKK, via the exons ATGGGACACCGAAAACTACGACTGCAGGAGAAAAGGGATCTACTTCTCGCAGGAGAGACGGATGGAGG GAGAAAGCTTCGGGCTGATGTGGCGACTGCTTTCCCCACTCTTGGAACAGATCAGGTCTCTGCCTTAGTACCTGGAAAGGAAGAGCTCAACGTTGTGAAGTTATATGCTCACAGGGGGGATGCGGTGACTGTGTACGTGTGTGCTGGTAACCCCATCCTGTTTGAACTGGAGAAAAATCTATACCCAACAG TGTACACCTTGTGGTCCCATCCTGATCTTCTCCCAACGTTCACAACATGGCCTCTGGTGCTCGAAAAACTGGTGGGGGGGGCAG ATTTGATGCTGCCCGGCCTTGTGGTGCCCCCTGCTGGTCTGCCTCAGGTACAGAAGGGTGACCTCTGTGCCATTGCCTTGGTGGGGAACAG AGCCCCTGTCGCCGTCGGAGTCGCTGCCATGTCCACAACTGAGATGCTGACCTCGGGCCTGAAAGGAAGGGGCTTCTCCGTGCTACACACCTACCAGGACCACTTGTG GCGATCTGGAGACAAGTCTTCTCCGCCGTCTCTGGCTCCACCGGCCCAGGATACCCCAGATGTCAATGAAGAGAAGGGGTCTGTCCAGGCAGAGCCGGCCCTGCAGGGAGAAATGAAGCGCCTGACCCTGGAGGGAGAGGACAAGGAGAATGGGGAAGTTCAGCAGCAGCTGTGTGGGGAGAAGTCCCTGTCAGAAGCCGCAGAAGATCCCGGTGTCAGGGGCCTGAACCCAGAACCCACAGACAGCAAGACCCTTCAAG AGCAAATGGATGAACTCTTACAGCGATGCTTCTTACACGCCTTAAAGTGCCACGTCAAAAAAGCTGACCTGCCTTTACTCACCAGCACATTCCTTGGCAGCCACATGTTCTCCTGCTG CCCTGAAGGACGACAGCTGGACATAAAGAAATCAAGCTACAAAAAG CTCTCTAAGTTCCTGCGGCACATGCAGCAGGAGCAGATGATACAGGTGGAGGAGCTGAGCAGAGGGGTGGAGAGCATTGTGGCTGTGGACTGGAGGCACCCGAG GAAGGGGAGCGTTCTCGAGGGTGGGGAGGTCCGGACCATCATCATCAACTATGCCAAGAAGAATGACCTGGTCGATGCGGACAACAAAAA cCTCGTGAAATTAGATCCCATTCTATGTGACTGCATCTTAGAGAAGAACGAACAGCACACAGTCGTGAAGCTTCCATGGGACAGTCTCCTGACCAG GTGTTTGGAAAGATTACAGCCTGCCTATCAAGTGACCTTTCCAGGACAAGAGCCCATTGTGAAGAAAGGCAAAATCTGCCCAGTTGACATCACCCTAGCGCAGAGAGCATATAacaaaaag GTGACGGTGGTCCGGAACTTGGAGGCCTATGGTCTGGACCCGTGCTCGGTGGCTGCCGTCCTCCAGCAGCGGTGCCAGGCTAGCACGACGGTCACTCCTGCCCCCGGGGCCAAGGACAGCCTGCAGGTCCAGATCCAGGGAAACCAGATCCATCACCTCAGCCGGCTGTTGCTTG AAGACTATCACCTTCCTCGAAAATACATCCAAGGCCTAGAAAAGGCCCCCAAACCCAGCAAGAAGAAGTAA
- the EIF2D gene encoding eukaryotic translation initiation factor 2D isoform X3 — translation MKLLIRRKLRADVATAFPTLGTDQVSALVPGKEELNVVKLYAHRGDAVTVYVCAGNPILFELEKNLYPTVYTLWSHPDLLPTFTTWPLVLEKLVGGADLMLPGLVVPPAGLPQVQKGDLCAIALVGNRAPVAVGVAAMSTTEMLTSGLKGRGFSVLHTYQDHLWRSGDKSSPPSLAPPAQDTPDVNEEKGSVQAEPALQGEMKRLTLEGEDKENGEVQQQLCGEKSLSEAAEDPGVRGLNPEPTDSKTLQEQMDELLQRCFLHALKCHVKKADLPLLTSTFLGSHMFSCCPEGRQLDIKKSSYKKLSKFLRHMQQEQMIQVEELSRGVESIVAVDWRHPRITSFVIPEPSPTSLTIQEGSREQPYHPPDIKPLYCVPASMTLLFQESGHKKGSVLEGGEVRTIIINYAKKNDLVDADNKNLVKLDPILCDCILEKNEQHTVVKLPWDSLLTRCLERLQPAYQVTFPGQEPIVKKGKICPVDITLAQRAYNKKVTVVRNLEAYGLDPCSVAAVLQQRCQASTTVTPAPGAKDSLQVQIQGNQIHHLSRLLLEDYHLPRKYIQGLEKAPKPSKKK, via the exons ATGaagctattgataag GAGAAAGCTTCGGGCTGATGTGGCGACTGCTTTCCCCACTCTTGGAACAGATCAGGTCTCTGCCTTAGTACCTGGAAAGGAAGAGCTCAACGTTGTGAAGTTATATGCTCACAGGGGGGATGCGGTGACTGTGTACGTGTGTGCTGGTAACCCCATCCTGTTTGAACTGGAGAAAAATCTATACCCAACAG TGTACACCTTGTGGTCCCATCCTGATCTTCTCCCAACGTTCACAACATGGCCTCTGGTGCTCGAAAAACTGGTGGGGGGGGCAG ATTTGATGCTGCCCGGCCTTGTGGTGCCCCCTGCTGGTCTGCCTCAGGTACAGAAGGGTGACCTCTGTGCCATTGCCTTGGTGGGGAACAG AGCCCCTGTCGCCGTCGGAGTCGCTGCCATGTCCACAACTGAGATGCTGACCTCGGGCCTGAAAGGAAGGGGCTTCTCCGTGCTACACACCTACCAGGACCACTTGTG GCGATCTGGAGACAAGTCTTCTCCGCCGTCTCTGGCTCCACCGGCCCAGGATACCCCAGATGTCAATGAAGAGAAGGGGTCTGTCCAGGCAGAGCCGGCCCTGCAGGGAGAAATGAAGCGCCTGACCCTGGAGGGAGAGGACAAGGAGAATGGGGAAGTTCAGCAGCAGCTGTGTGGGGAGAAGTCCCTGTCAGAAGCCGCAGAAGATCCCGGTGTCAGGGGCCTGAACCCAGAACCCACAGACAGCAAGACCCTTCAAG AGCAAATGGATGAACTCTTACAGCGATGCTTCTTACACGCCTTAAAGTGCCACGTCAAAAAAGCTGACCTGCCTTTACTCACCAGCACATTCCTTGGCAGCCACATGTTCTCCTGCTG CCCTGAAGGACGACAGCTGGACATAAAGAAATCAAGCTACAAAAAG CTCTCTAAGTTCCTGCGGCACATGCAGCAGGAGCAGATGATACAGGTGGAGGAGCTGAGCAGAGGGGTGGAGAGCATTGTGGCTGTGGACTGGAGGCACCCGAG GATCACATCTTTCGTCATACCCGAGCCCTCCCCGACCTCCCTGACTATCCAGGAGGGTAGCAGGGAACAGCCCTATCACCCTCCAGATATAAAACCCCTCTACTGTGTCCCAGCCAGCATGACCCTGCTCTTCCAGGAGTCTGGCCACAA GAAGGGGAGCGTTCTCGAGGGTGGGGAGGTCCGGACCATCATCATCAACTATGCCAAGAAGAATGACCTGGTCGATGCGGACAACAAAAA cCTCGTGAAATTAGATCCCATTCTATGTGACTGCATCTTAGAGAAGAACGAACAGCACACAGTCGTGAAGCTTCCATGGGACAGTCTCCTGACCAG GTGTTTGGAAAGATTACAGCCTGCCTATCAAGTGACCTTTCCAGGACAAGAGCCCATTGTGAAGAAAGGCAAAATCTGCCCAGTTGACATCACCCTAGCGCAGAGAGCATATAacaaaaag GTGACGGTGGTCCGGAACTTGGAGGCCTATGGTCTGGACCCGTGCTCGGTGGCTGCCGTCCTCCAGCAGCGGTGCCAGGCTAGCACGACGGTCACTCCTGCCCCCGGGGCCAAGGACAGCCTGCAGGTCCAGATCCAGGGAAACCAGATCCATCACCTCAGCCGGCTGTTGCTTG AAGACTATCACCTTCCTCGAAAATACATCCAAGGCCTAGAAAAGGCCCCCAAACCCAGCAAGAAGAAGTAA
- the EIF2D gene encoding eukaryotic translation initiation factor 2D isoform X1 translates to MGHRKLRLQEKRDLLLAGETDGGRKLRADVATAFPTLGTDQVSALVPGKEELNVVKLYAHRGDAVTVYVCAGNPILFELEKNLYPTVYTLWSHPDLLPTFTTWPLVLEKLVGGADLMLPGLVVPPAGLPQVQKGDLCAIALVGNRAPVAVGVAAMSTTEMLTSGLKGRGFSVLHTYQDHLWRSGDKSSPPSLAPPAQDTPDVNEEKGSVQAEPALQGEMKRLTLEGEDKENGEVQQQLCGEKSLSEAAEDPGVRGLNPEPTDSKTLQEQMDELLQRCFLHALKCHVKKADLPLLTSTFLGSHMFSCCPEGRQLDIKKSSYKKLSKFLRHMQQEQMIQVEELSRGVESIVAVDWRHPRITSFVIPEPSPTSLTIQEGSREQPYHPPDIKPLYCVPASMTLLFQESGHKKGSVLEGGEVRTIIINYAKKNDLVDADNKNLVKLDPILCDCILEKNEQHTVVKLPWDSLLTRCLERLQPAYQVTFPGQEPIVKKGKICPVDITLAQRAYNKKVTVVRNLEAYGLDPCSVAAVLQQRCQASTTVTPAPGAKDSLQVQIQGNQIHHLSRLLLEDYHLPRKYIQGLEKAPKPSKKK, encoded by the exons ATGGGACACCGAAAACTACGACTGCAGGAGAAAAGGGATCTACTTCTCGCAGGAGAGACGGATGGAGG GAGAAAGCTTCGGGCTGATGTGGCGACTGCTTTCCCCACTCTTGGAACAGATCAGGTCTCTGCCTTAGTACCTGGAAAGGAAGAGCTCAACGTTGTGAAGTTATATGCTCACAGGGGGGATGCGGTGACTGTGTACGTGTGTGCTGGTAACCCCATCCTGTTTGAACTGGAGAAAAATCTATACCCAACAG TGTACACCTTGTGGTCCCATCCTGATCTTCTCCCAACGTTCACAACATGGCCTCTGGTGCTCGAAAAACTGGTGGGGGGGGCAG ATTTGATGCTGCCCGGCCTTGTGGTGCCCCCTGCTGGTCTGCCTCAGGTACAGAAGGGTGACCTCTGTGCCATTGCCTTGGTGGGGAACAG AGCCCCTGTCGCCGTCGGAGTCGCTGCCATGTCCACAACTGAGATGCTGACCTCGGGCCTGAAAGGAAGGGGCTTCTCCGTGCTACACACCTACCAGGACCACTTGTG GCGATCTGGAGACAAGTCTTCTCCGCCGTCTCTGGCTCCACCGGCCCAGGATACCCCAGATGTCAATGAAGAGAAGGGGTCTGTCCAGGCAGAGCCGGCCCTGCAGGGAGAAATGAAGCGCCTGACCCTGGAGGGAGAGGACAAGGAGAATGGGGAAGTTCAGCAGCAGCTGTGTGGGGAGAAGTCCCTGTCAGAAGCCGCAGAAGATCCCGGTGTCAGGGGCCTGAACCCAGAACCCACAGACAGCAAGACCCTTCAAG AGCAAATGGATGAACTCTTACAGCGATGCTTCTTACACGCCTTAAAGTGCCACGTCAAAAAAGCTGACCTGCCTTTACTCACCAGCACATTCCTTGGCAGCCACATGTTCTCCTGCTG CCCTGAAGGACGACAGCTGGACATAAAGAAATCAAGCTACAAAAAG CTCTCTAAGTTCCTGCGGCACATGCAGCAGGAGCAGATGATACAGGTGGAGGAGCTGAGCAGAGGGGTGGAGAGCATTGTGGCTGTGGACTGGAGGCACCCGAG GATCACATCTTTCGTCATACCCGAGCCCTCCCCGACCTCCCTGACTATCCAGGAGGGTAGCAGGGAACAGCCCTATCACCCTCCAGATATAAAACCCCTCTACTGTGTCCCAGCCAGCATGACCCTGCTCTTCCAGGAGTCTGGCCACAA GAAGGGGAGCGTTCTCGAGGGTGGGGAGGTCCGGACCATCATCATCAACTATGCCAAGAAGAATGACCTGGTCGATGCGGACAACAAAAA cCTCGTGAAATTAGATCCCATTCTATGTGACTGCATCTTAGAGAAGAACGAACAGCACACAGTCGTGAAGCTTCCATGGGACAGTCTCCTGACCAG GTGTTTGGAAAGATTACAGCCTGCCTATCAAGTGACCTTTCCAGGACAAGAGCCCATTGTGAAGAAAGGCAAAATCTGCCCAGTTGACATCACCCTAGCGCAGAGAGCATATAacaaaaag GTGACGGTGGTCCGGAACTTGGAGGCCTATGGTCTGGACCCGTGCTCGGTGGCTGCCGTCCTCCAGCAGCGGTGCCAGGCTAGCACGACGGTCACTCCTGCCCCCGGGGCCAAGGACAGCCTGCAGGTCCAGATCCAGGGAAACCAGATCCATCACCTCAGCCGGCTGTTGCTTG AAGACTATCACCTTCCTCGAAAATACATCCAAGGCCTAGAAAAGGCCCCCAAACCCAGCAAGAAGAAGTAA
- the EIF2D gene encoding eukaryotic translation initiation factor 2D isoform X2, with the protein MFAKAFRVKSNTAIKGSDRRKLRADVATAFPTLGTDQVSALVPGKEELNVVKLYAHRGDAVTVYVCAGNPILFELEKNLYPTVYTLWSHPDLLPTFTTWPLVLEKLVGGADLMLPGLVVPPAGLPQVQKGDLCAIALVGNRAPVAVGVAAMSTTEMLTSGLKGRGFSVLHTYQDHLWRSGDKSSPPSLAPPAQDTPDVNEEKGSVQAEPALQGEMKRLTLEGEDKENGEVQQQLCGEKSLSEAAEDPGVRGLNPEPTDSKTLQEQMDELLQRCFLHALKCHVKKADLPLLTSTFLGSHMFSCCPEGRQLDIKKSSYKKLSKFLRHMQQEQMIQVEELSRGVESIVAVDWRHPRITSFVIPEPSPTSLTIQEGSREQPYHPPDIKPLYCVPASMTLLFQESGHKKGSVLEGGEVRTIIINYAKKNDLVDADNKNLVKLDPILCDCILEKNEQHTVVKLPWDSLLTRCLERLQPAYQVTFPGQEPIVKKGKICPVDITLAQRAYNKKVTVVRNLEAYGLDPCSVAAVLQQRCQASTTVTPAPGAKDSLQVQIQGNQIHHLSRLLLEDYHLPRKYIQGLEKAPKPSKKK; encoded by the exons ATGTTTGCCAAGGCCTTTCGAGTCAAGTCCAACACGGCCATCAAGGGGTCGGACag GAGAAAGCTTCGGGCTGATGTGGCGACTGCTTTCCCCACTCTTGGAACAGATCAGGTCTCTGCCTTAGTACCTGGAAAGGAAGAGCTCAACGTTGTGAAGTTATATGCTCACAGGGGGGATGCGGTGACTGTGTACGTGTGTGCTGGTAACCCCATCCTGTTTGAACTGGAGAAAAATCTATACCCAACAG TGTACACCTTGTGGTCCCATCCTGATCTTCTCCCAACGTTCACAACATGGCCTCTGGTGCTCGAAAAACTGGTGGGGGGGGCAG ATTTGATGCTGCCCGGCCTTGTGGTGCCCCCTGCTGGTCTGCCTCAGGTACAGAAGGGTGACCTCTGTGCCATTGCCTTGGTGGGGAACAG AGCCCCTGTCGCCGTCGGAGTCGCTGCCATGTCCACAACTGAGATGCTGACCTCGGGCCTGAAAGGAAGGGGCTTCTCCGTGCTACACACCTACCAGGACCACTTGTG GCGATCTGGAGACAAGTCTTCTCCGCCGTCTCTGGCTCCACCGGCCCAGGATACCCCAGATGTCAATGAAGAGAAGGGGTCTGTCCAGGCAGAGCCGGCCCTGCAGGGAGAAATGAAGCGCCTGACCCTGGAGGGAGAGGACAAGGAGAATGGGGAAGTTCAGCAGCAGCTGTGTGGGGAGAAGTCCCTGTCAGAAGCCGCAGAAGATCCCGGTGTCAGGGGCCTGAACCCAGAACCCACAGACAGCAAGACCCTTCAAG AGCAAATGGATGAACTCTTACAGCGATGCTTCTTACACGCCTTAAAGTGCCACGTCAAAAAAGCTGACCTGCCTTTACTCACCAGCACATTCCTTGGCAGCCACATGTTCTCCTGCTG CCCTGAAGGACGACAGCTGGACATAAAGAAATCAAGCTACAAAAAG CTCTCTAAGTTCCTGCGGCACATGCAGCAGGAGCAGATGATACAGGTGGAGGAGCTGAGCAGAGGGGTGGAGAGCATTGTGGCTGTGGACTGGAGGCACCCGAG GATCACATCTTTCGTCATACCCGAGCCCTCCCCGACCTCCCTGACTATCCAGGAGGGTAGCAGGGAACAGCCCTATCACCCTCCAGATATAAAACCCCTCTACTGTGTCCCAGCCAGCATGACCCTGCTCTTCCAGGAGTCTGGCCACAA GAAGGGGAGCGTTCTCGAGGGTGGGGAGGTCCGGACCATCATCATCAACTATGCCAAGAAGAATGACCTGGTCGATGCGGACAACAAAAA cCTCGTGAAATTAGATCCCATTCTATGTGACTGCATCTTAGAGAAGAACGAACAGCACACAGTCGTGAAGCTTCCATGGGACAGTCTCCTGACCAG GTGTTTGGAAAGATTACAGCCTGCCTATCAAGTGACCTTTCCAGGACAAGAGCCCATTGTGAAGAAAGGCAAAATCTGCCCAGTTGACATCACCCTAGCGCAGAGAGCATATAacaaaaag GTGACGGTGGTCCGGAACTTGGAGGCCTATGGTCTGGACCCGTGCTCGGTGGCTGCCGTCCTCCAGCAGCGGTGCCAGGCTAGCACGACGGTCACTCCTGCCCCCGGGGCCAAGGACAGCCTGCAGGTCCAGATCCAGGGAAACCAGATCCATCACCTCAGCCGGCTGTTGCTTG AAGACTATCACCTTCCTCGAAAATACATCCAAGGCCTAGAAAAGGCCCCCAAACCCAGCAAGAAGAAGTAA